A single window of Desulfonatronovibrio hydrogenovorans DSM 9292 DNA harbors:
- the dsrP gene encoding sulfate reduction electron transfer complex DsrMKJOP subunit DsrP encodes MLEKAIKGNVLYWGWLFFLLAIIGVGAGAYMMQLEQGLGITGLNRDVSWGFYIAQFTFLVGVAASAVMMVIPKYLHNFKAFGRMLILGEFLAIAAVSMCLMFIIADLGQPQRLMNVLLHPSPNSILFWDMIVLNGYLFLNLLIGWVTLQSERKQVAPPKWIMPFIYLSIPWAVSIHTVTAFLYAGLPGRDFWLTAVMAPSFLASAFAAGPALLILLGLAVKVFAKWDPGKESIQALAKIVVYAMSVHLFIVACKVFTAFYSQIPDKLYHYKFLYLGLDGHTTLATFSWVAIAAGVIAVIILLNPRNRQAENVLAFSCILILLSTWIDKGLGLISAGFIPNPMKQVVLYTPTQPELLITLAIWAKGFLILTILYKVAVGVKKEIEA; translated from the coding sequence TAAAAGGAAATGTTCTTTACTGGGGATGGCTGTTCTTTTTGCTGGCCATTATAGGAGTAGGGGCTGGAGCTTACATGATGCAGCTCGAACAGGGCCTGGGCATCACCGGCCTTAATCGTGACGTATCCTGGGGTTTTTATATTGCCCAGTTTACCTTTCTGGTTGGAGTGGCAGCCTCAGCGGTCATGATGGTAATTCCAAAATACCTGCATAATTTCAAAGCCTTTGGCAGGATGCTCATCCTGGGTGAATTTTTGGCCATTGCAGCAGTGAGCATGTGTCTCATGTTCATCATAGCTGACCTTGGACAGCCACAGCGGCTGATGAATGTGCTGCTTCACCCCTCACCGAATTCAATCCTGTTCTGGGATATGATAGTCCTGAACGGCTATCTGTTCCTGAACCTGCTTATTGGCTGGGTCACGCTGCAGTCTGAACGGAAACAGGTGGCTCCTCCCAAGTGGATTATGCCCTTCATTTATCTGTCCATTCCATGGGCTGTGAGCATCCATACTGTTACAGCCTTTCTGTATGCAGGCCTTCCTGGTCGGGACTTCTGGCTGACCGCAGTCATGGCGCCCTCATTTCTGGCTTCAGCATTTGCTGCTGGTCCTGCTCTGCTTATCCTTCTTGGTCTGGCCGTTAAAGTGTTTGCCAAGTGGGATCCAGGCAAGGAATCCATCCAGGCTCTGGCCAAGATTGTTGTCTATGCCATGAGCGTACATCTGTTCATAGTGGCCTGTAAGGTTTTCACCGCATTTTACAGTCAGATTCCTGACAAATTGTACCATTACAAGTTCCTGTATTTAGGCCTTGATGGACATACCACCCTGGCGACCTTCAGCTGGGTAGCCATTGCTGCCGGGGTCATTGCGGTGATCATTCTGCTTAATCCCAGAAACAGGCAGGCTGAAAACGTTCTGGCCTTTTCCTGTATTCTGATTCTTTTGAGTACCTGGATTGATAAGGGACTTGGGCTGATCTCAGCTGGATTCATCCCCAACCCCATGAAGCAGGTGGTGCTTTATACCCCAACCCAGCCTGAACTGCTGATTACCCTGGCCATCTGGGCCAAGGGTTTTCTGATTCTGACCATCCTCTATAAGGTGGCGGTCGGAGTTAAGAAGGAAATCGAGGCATAA
- a CDS encoding VOC family protein, giving the protein MQLKGINHLALATGNMDGTIVFWRDLVGLRLIAGLGKPGYRQYFFELGPMNMLLFFEWEGVEPLPEKDHGVPVHGPFAFDHLALEVESKDDLWTMYDRLCASDFWVSEVLDHGFILSIYSFDPNNIPIEFSWSNPEVDLRNNPRMLDQNPCAQALLGPDPVKEQLTPVTRPTPDKEKIVYPGEGSQFINKKNKW; this is encoded by the coding sequence ATGCAGCTTAAAGGGATAAATCATCTGGCACTGGCCACCGGCAACATGGATGGGACCATAGTCTTCTGGCGCGACCTTGTGGGTCTCAGGCTCATAGCAGGCCTGGGCAAGCCCGGATACAGACAATATTTTTTCGAACTAGGCCCCATGAACATGCTTCTCTTTTTTGAATGGGAAGGGGTCGAACCACTGCCGGAGAAGGATCACGGCGTACCGGTCCACGGCCCCTTTGCCTTTGATCATCTGGCCCTGGAAGTGGAATCAAAGGATGATCTCTGGACCATGTATGATCGTCTTTGTGCTTCGGATTTCTGGGTATCTGAAGTCCTGGATCATGGATTCATACTGTCCATCTACTCATTTGATCCCAACAATATACCCATTGAATTTTCCTGGAGCAATCCAGAAGTCGACCTGAGAAATAACCCGAGAATGCTGGATCAAAATCCCTGCGCCCAGGCCTTACTCGGTCCTGATCCTGTTAAGGAACAGTTAACCCCAGTGACCAGACCCACTCCGGATAAGGAAAAAATCGTTTATCCGGGTGAGGGAAGCCAGTTCATAAACAAAAAAAATAAATGGTAA
- a CDS encoding ferredoxin encodes MGWQVTVDTDKCNGDGECVDVCPVEVFELNDGKADPVNMEECLGCESCVEVCETEAITVIEV; translated from the coding sequence ATGGGTTGGCAAGTAACGGTTGATACTGATAAGTGTAACGGCGACGGCGAATGTGTTGACGTATGTCCGGTTGAAGTATTCGAACTCAACGACGGCAAGGCTGATCCGGTGAACATGGAAGAGTGTCTCGGCTGTGAGTCCTGTGTTGAGGTCTGTGAGACCGAAGCTATTACAGTGATAGAAGTTTAA
- a CDS encoding YkgJ family cysteine cluster protein, translating into MDLGIDLNIYFQKYQDLMSGVDKVFLKMKQDFPQEVRCDNGCTECCHALFDLTLVESLYLNHKFSLLDPDLRNQILIEADKADRKTHQIKKKLYKEHQQGANEQEILKKASMAKVCCPLLIENRCVLYQERPITCRLYGIPFDMGGFAASCSLSGFEPGKQYPTVHMDKIHQRLISLSREISQALNSKYPHLDSMLVPVSMSLLTDYSREYLGAREEEAAAAKDSPTKEWVMGPKE; encoded by the coding sequence ATGGATCTGGGAATAGATTTGAATATATATTTTCAAAAATACCAAGATCTTATGAGCGGAGTAGACAAGGTGTTTTTGAAAATGAAGCAGGATTTTCCCCAGGAAGTCAGGTGTGACAACGGCTGTACTGAGTGCTGCCATGCCCTTTTTGACCTGACCCTTGTTGAATCACTGTACTTGAACCACAAGTTTTCTTTGCTGGATCCGGATTTAAGGAATCAAATCCTTATTGAAGCTGACAAGGCTGATCGGAAGACGCATCAAATCAAAAAAAAGCTTTATAAGGAACATCAGCAGGGTGCAAACGAGCAGGAGATACTGAAAAAGGCTTCAATGGCAAAGGTCTGCTGCCCACTGCTTATTGAGAACAGGTGTGTCCTTTATCAGGAAAGGCCCATTACCTGCCGCCTTTACGGGATTCCCTTTGATATGGGCGGTTTTGCAGCCAGCTGTTCTCTTTCAGGTTTTGAGCCAGGAAAGCAATATCCTACAGTACATATGGATAAGATACATCAGCGGCTCATCTCTTTGAGCCGGGAAATTTCCCAGGCCTTGAATTCAAAGTACCCGCACCTGGATTCCATGCTGGTTCCAGTGTCCATGTCTCTTCTGACTGATTACTCCCGGGAATATCTGGGGGCCAGGGAGGAGGAAGCAGCTGCTGCAAAGGATTCTCCAACCAAAGAGTGGGTCATGGGACCCAAGGAGTAG
- a CDS encoding tetratricopeptide repeat protein: MTRMTPDQQIKELEERLKSDPDCGITLYNIGVNYLAKRDFEKAKHYFQEAIRKNSDIAEAYVQLGGLAMNEGDLDGCFSYNQMASKVRHRFAVPHGNMGFVHLQRNEVDKAIASLKRAISFDPKFVQAHATLGSAYLMQGDVDGCIAQSDKAIELESTFGPAYNNKGLALMEKKDYAGAAECFKKARETGYEVAREVLDELEAGLGATEKS; the protein is encoded by the coding sequence ATGACCAGAATGACGCCTGATCAGCAGATAAAGGAGCTGGAAGAGCGATTGAAGTCTGACCCTGATTGCGGGATAACCCTTTATAATATCGGAGTTAATTACCTGGCCAAGCGTGACTTTGAAAAAGCCAAGCACTACTTTCAGGAGGCCATCAGAAAAAATTCCGATATTGCAGAGGCATATGTTCAGCTTGGCGGCCTGGCCATGAATGAAGGCGATCTTGACGGATGCTTCAGCTATAACCAGATGGCCAGCAAGGTCAGACATCGCTTTGCAGTCCCTCATGGTAATATGGGCTTTGTCCATCTCCAGAGAAATGAAGTGGACAAAGCTATAGCGTCCCTGAAAAGGGCTATTTCCTTTGATCCCAAGTTTGTCCAGGCCCACGCCACTCTGGGCAGTGCTTATCTGATGCAGGGTGATGTGGACGGGTGCATCGCCCAGAGCGACAAGGCCATTGAACTGGAGTCCACATTCGGACCTGCATACAACAATAAGGGACTGGCATTGATGGAAAAGAAAGATTATGCTGGTGCAGCAGAATGCTTTAAGAAGGCCAGAGAAACCGGCTATGAGGTTGCCCGGGAGGTCCTGGATGAGTTGGAGGCCGGACTTGGGGCCACGGAGAAATCCTGA
- the dsrA gene encoding dissimilatory-type sulfite reductase subunit alpha, which produces MPKRETPLLDQLESGPWPSFVSEMKRQSESRHAKENEVQYQIPVDVCDDLLGVLELSYKEGEVHWKHGGIVGVFGYGGGVIGRYCDQPQMFPGVAHFHTVRVNQPAAKYYKADFLRQLCDLWDFRGSGLTNMHGSTGDIVFLGTRTEQLEEIFFELTHNLNQDLGGSGSNLRTPECCLGESRCEWACYDSQELCYQLTMEYQDELHRPAFPYKFKFKFDACPNGCVASIARSDLSFIGTWRDEIRIDQEAVAAYAGGEISPNGGAHAGKDWGPFDLQKEVIDLCPTECMWMEDGKLKINDKECTRCMHCLNVMPRALRIGNDRGLSILVGAKAPILDGAQMGSLLVPFIKAEEPYDEIKEVIENIWDWWMEEGKNRERIGETMKRMGFQRLLEVTGIPPMPQHVQEPRTNPYIFWKEEEVPGGWDRDIADYRSRHQK; this is translated from the coding sequence ATGCCTAAACGTGAAACCCCTTTGTTGGATCAGCTCGAAAGCGGTCCATGGCCGAGTTTCGTGTCTGAAATGAAGAGGCAGTCCGAGTCGAGACATGCCAAAGAGAACGAAGTTCAGTACCAGATTCCTGTGGATGTCTGTGATGATCTTCTTGGTGTTCTGGAGCTTTCATATAAAGAAGGCGAAGTTCACTGGAAGCATGGCGGGATCGTTGGAGTCTTCGGATACGGCGGCGGAGTTATCGGAAGGTACTGCGACCAGCCTCAGATGTTCCCTGGCGTTGCTCACTTTCACACTGTCCGTGTTAACCAGCCTGCAGCCAAGTACTATAAGGCTGACTTCCTGCGCCAGCTGTGCGATCTCTGGGATTTCCGCGGCAGCGGTCTGACCAACATGCACGGTTCAACCGGGGACATCGTTTTCCTGGGCACAAGGACCGAGCAGCTTGAGGAAATCTTTTTTGAGCTGACCCATAACCTGAACCAGGACCTTGGCGGCTCCGGCTCAAACCTGCGTACCCCTGAGTGCTGCCTTGGCGAGTCCAGGTGTGAGTGGGCCTGTTATGATTCTCAGGAGCTGTGCTATCAGCTGACGATGGAATACCAGGATGAGCTGCACAGGCCGGCCTTCCCCTACAAGTTCAAGTTCAAATTTGATGCCTGCCCCAACGGATGCGTAGCTTCTATTGCCCGTTCTGACCTCTCCTTTATCGGAACCTGGCGTGATGAAATCCGCATTGATCAGGAAGCAGTGGCTGCCTATGCCGGCGGGGAAATCTCCCCCAACGGTGGAGCCCATGCCGGCAAGGACTGGGGTCCTTTTGATCTGCAGAAAGAGGTCATTGATCTGTGTCCCACCGAGTGCATGTGGATGGAAGATGGCAAGCTGAAGATCAATGACAAGGAATGTACCCGCTGCATGCATTGTCTGAACGTCATGCCCAGAGCCCTGCGCATTGGTAATGACCGTGGTCTGTCCATTCTGGTCGGTGCCAAGGCCCCGATCCTGGATGGTGCTCAGATGGGCTCTCTGCTTGTTCCCTTCATCAAGGCCGAAGAGCCTTATGATGAGATCAAGGAAGTCATTGAAAACATCTGGGATTGGTGGATGGAAGAAGGCAAGAACCGTGAGCGCATTGGTGAGACCATGAAGAGAATGGGCTTCCAGAGGCTGCTCGAAGTGACCGGTATTCCGCCTATGCCCCAGCATGTGCAGGAACCCAGGACCAATCCGTATATCTTCTGGAAGGAAGAAGAAGTACCCGGCGGATGGGACCGCGACATCGCAGACTACAGATCACGTCACCAGAAATAA
- the dsrB gene encoding dissimilatory-type sulfite reductase subunit beta — translation MAFISSGYNPDKPMENRISDIGPRHYSEFLPPVIKNNKGKWLWHEILEPGILMHKAESGEEVYTVRAGSPRLLSVETIREICDIADKHCDGYVRFTTRNNVEFMVDSKDKIAPLKEDLASRKHPGGSFKFPVGGTGAGVTNIVHTQGWIHCHTPASDASGTVKVVLDDLFEEFQQMRLPAQLRISMACCLNMCGAVHCSDIAILGYHRKPPIIDHENLENLCEIPLAVSSCPTAAIRPSKTTIKDPKTGEDKTVKTVAIKNERCMFCGNCYTMCPALPLTDGEGDGLVIMAGGKVSNRISNPKFSKVVVAFIPNETPRWPTLVKVVRQIVEAYAKGARKYERVGDWAERIGWERFFEACDLEFTHHLIDDFRDPAYYTWRQTTNFKF, via the coding sequence ATGGCTTTTATATCATCAGGATACAATCCAGACAAGCCGATGGAAAACAGGATTTCCGATATCGGCCCAAGACATTATTCAGAGTTTTTGCCTCCTGTTATCAAGAATAACAAAGGCAAATGGCTCTGGCACGAAATTCTTGAGCCCGGCATTCTTATGCACAAGGCCGAGAGTGGAGAAGAAGTATACACAGTTCGCGCTGGCTCTCCCAGGCTCTTGAGCGTTGAGACCATCCGCGAAATTTGTGATATTGCAGACAAACACTGCGACGGCTACGTCCGCTTCACCACCAGGAACAATGTTGAGTTCATGGTGGACAGCAAGGACAAGATCGCTCCTTTGAAGGAAGATCTGGCCTCCCGCAAGCATCCCGGCGGAAGCTTCAAGTTTCCTGTGGGTGGAACTGGTGCTGGTGTGACCAATATTGTCCACACCCAGGGCTGGATCCACTGCCACACCCCGGCTTCTGATGCTTCCGGTACGGTCAAGGTTGTTCTGGACGATCTGTTTGAAGAATTCCAGCAGATGAGGCTTCCGGCCCAGTTGAGAATCTCCATGGCCTGCTGCCTGAACATGTGCGGTGCTGTGCATTGCTCTGATATCGCCATCCTGGGTTATCACCGCAAGCCCCCCATCATTGACCATGAGAACCTGGAAAACCTGTGTGAAATTCCTCTGGCAGTTTCATCATGTCCAACAGCGGCCATCAGGCCTTCCAAGACCACCATCAAGGATCCCAAGACCGGCGAGGACAAGACCGTTAAGACTGTTGCAATCAAAAACGAGCGCTGCATGTTCTGCGGTAACTGCTACACCATGTGTCCTGCCTTGCCCCTGACTGATGGCGAAGGTGACGGACTGGTAATTATGGCTGGAGGAAAGGTTTCCAACCGGATCTCCAATCCCAAGTTCTCCAAGGTTGTAGTAGCCTTTATTCCCAATGAAACACCCCGCTGGCCAACACTGGTCAAGGTTGTTCGCCAGATCGTTGAAGCCTATGCCAAGGGTGCCCGCAAGTACGAGCGCGTTGGTGACTGGGCTGAACGGATTGGGTGGGAGCGTTTCTTTGAGGCTTGTGACCTCGAGTTCACCCATCACCTGATTGACGATTTCCGTGATCCAGCTTACTATACCTGGAGACAGACAACCAACTTCAAGTTCTAG
- a CDS encoding dissimilatory sulfite reductase D family protein yields the protein MDQEAAKQEIVNFLESKSKSKTKFYFNDFTKLFPDMKSREVKKLLTALVQEGKLVFWSSGSTTMYGMKDAGKTEEG from the coding sequence ATGGATCAAGAAGCTGCAAAACAGGAGATTGTTAATTTCCTGGAATCCAAGTCAAAGTCAAAAACTAAATTTTACTTCAATGATTTTACCAAGCTTTTCCCGGATATGAAGTCCAGGGAAGTCAAAAAACTCCTCACAGCACTGGTTCAAGAAGGAAAGCTTGTTTTCTGGTCCAGCGGCAGCACAACCATGTACGGCATGAAAGATGCCGGCAAGACTGAAGAAGGCTAG
- a CDS encoding cobyrinate a,c-diamide synthase, with protein sequence MEQQTDNFLNFPRITLAGLKGGSGKTIVSLALCRLFTQKGLKVKPFKKGPDYIDAKWLSLATGHNTSNLDPFLFPTQKVKSLFWSYAGDFDLALIEGNRGLFDGKDVQGSYSTAELARILECPVVLVMDCTKMTRTSAAVVLGCRMFEKDLNMAGVILNRTAGERHRTITRSSIERYTDIPVLGALPKLAANPIPERHMGLISDQEHQGQEGIFDQICRVVSECVDLDKVFEAASQAPPVKDDVLEKVPEISSPRPGPTIGVVRDKALWFYYQENLDDLERHGAKLVDLSLLCKGSWPEIHGLYLGGGFPETMAQALDENNPVRSRLKILAQEGLPIYAECGGFMYLAESLEYENRCFSMSGILPLRTKLFPRPQGHGYVQAIVVRQNPFFPVGTRITGHEFHYSRCIPVPEGLDFCFQLQRGVGIDKGLDGLVYRNVLAGYTHIHSFGARGWASNFVRAARIYLDFKKNGQGTCPDIVCC encoded by the coding sequence GTGGAACAGCAGACTGATAACTTTCTGAATTTTCCCAGGATTACCCTGGCAGGCCTCAAAGGCGGGTCAGGAAAAACAATAGTTTCACTAGCGCTTTGCAGGCTTTTCACCCAGAAAGGTCTGAAAGTTAAGCCTTTTAAGAAGGGCCCAGATTATATAGACGCCAAATGGCTATCCCTGGCAACAGGACATAATACGTCTAATCTGGACCCTTTCTTATTTCCCACCCAAAAAGTTAAATCATTGTTCTGGTCCTATGCCGGTGATTTTGACCTGGCTCTTATCGAAGGTAACAGGGGCCTGTTTGACGGTAAAGACGTCCAGGGATCTTACTCCACTGCTGAGCTGGCCAGGATTCTGGAGTGTCCTGTGGTGCTGGTCATGGACTGCACAAAGATGACCAGGACATCAGCAGCAGTGGTACTTGGTTGCCGGATGTTTGAAAAAGACCTGAATATGGCCGGAGTCATTCTCAACCGAACAGCCGGAGAAAGGCACAGAACCATTACCCGTTCCTCCATTGAAAGATATACTGACATTCCGGTCCTGGGGGCACTGCCCAAACTGGCAGCAAACCCCATACCCGAACGACACATGGGGCTGATATCTGATCAGGAACATCAAGGCCAGGAAGGTATTTTTGACCAGATATGCAGGGTCGTCTCAGAATGCGTTGACCTGGATAAGGTTTTTGAAGCTGCAAGTCAGGCCCCCCCGGTAAAAGATGATGTCCTGGAAAAAGTTCCTGAAATATCTTCGCCCAGGCCAGGACCAACCATCGGAGTGGTCAGAGATAAAGCCTTGTGGTTCTACTATCAGGAAAACCTGGATGATCTGGAAAGACATGGGGCAAAACTGGTAGATTTGAGCCTGCTGTGCAAAGGTTCCTGGCCTGAAATTCACGGTCTTTACCTGGGCGGTGGATTTCCGGAAACCATGGCCCAGGCATTGGACGAAAACAATCCGGTAAGAAGCAGGTTAAAAATCCTGGCCCAGGAAGGATTGCCAATTTATGCCGAATGCGGCGGCTTTATGTATCTGGCTGAAAGCCTGGAGTATGAAAACCGGTGCTTTTCCATGAGCGGTATCCTCCCGCTTCGGACCAAACTCTTTCCCAGGCCCCAGGGACACGGATATGTCCAGGCCATTGTGGTCAGACAGAATCCATTTTTTCCGGTGGGGACCAGGATAACCGGGCACGAGTTTCACTATTCCAGGTGCATTCCTGTTCCAGAGGGTCTGGATTTCTGCTTTCAACTTCAAAGGGGAGTGGGCATTGACAAAGGACTTGACGGGCTTGTCTATAGAAATGTCCTTGCCGGCTACACCCATATCCACTCGTTCGGAGCTAGGGGATGGGCGAGTAATTTTGTCCGGGCTGCAAGGATATACCTGGACTTTAAAAAGAATGGCCAGGGAACATGTCCGGACATTGTCTGCTGTTAA
- a CDS encoding tRNA1(Val) (adenine(37)-N6)-methyltransferase, translated as MLNSQPAHPQFLFPRGLSQPEQGFRFSTDSLLLSTFITPGNSSKVADLGCGCAVIGLGLILANPGKKIQVLGLDKSPEMIRHARINIARLGLDDCCSALEKDVSEVVKSDLYPESFDLVLLNPPYRDPGSGRMPADESRKAASFCTANELGLFFEAAGYLLKRKSRLGVVFAGEQLDMLLSSMGQKRLIPKRMIPVYGTIKKRASLVLVEAIKDGGAGLKILPPLVLYNQDNTLTDRALEFCPFLGCNSRR; from the coding sequence ATGCTCAACAGCCAGCCCGCCCATCCTCAGTTTTTGTTCCCGCGCGGACTGTCCCAGCCTGAGCAAGGATTTCGCTTCTCAACTGACTCCTTGCTTTTATCCACATTCATAACTCCAGGAAATTCAAGCAAAGTAGCTGACCTGGGCTGTGGCTGTGCAGTCATCGGTCTAGGCCTGATTCTTGCCAACCCGGGCAAGAAAATCCAGGTATTGGGACTGGATAAAAGCCCGGAAATGATCAGGCATGCCCGGATAAACATCGCCCGATTAGGACTGGATGATTGCTGCAGTGCTCTGGAGAAGGATGTTTCCGAGGTTGTAAAAAGTGATCTGTATCCTGAAAGCTTTGATCTGGTTTTGCTGAATCCCCCCTACAGAGATCCAGGGTCAGGCAGAATGCCGGCAGATGAGTCCAGAAAAGCCGCTTCTTTTTGCACTGCCAATGAGCTGGGGTTATTTTTTGAGGCAGCCGGTTATCTTCTGAAAAGAAAATCCCGGCTGGGAGTGGTCTTTGCTGGAGAGCAGCTGGACATGCTCCTCAGCTCCATGGGACAAAAAAGACTTATACCCAAAAGGATGATCCCGGTTTACGGTACAATAAAAAAAAGGGCATCACTGGTTCTGGTGGAAGCCATCAAGGATGGGGGAGCAGGCCTTAAGATATTACCTCCCCTTGTCCTTTACAATCAGGACAACACCCTGACAGACAGGGCTCTTGAGTTCTGTCCTTTTCTGGGATGCAACTCTCGCAGGTAG
- a CDS encoding DUF1015 domain-containing protein, with amino-acid sequence MPEFKPLNFFRYNWSHSRIKPDQVISPPYDVLSPDDKNKLAGEPFNVVHVDSPSSYQAAAHTLTDWVKNKILIPDQHESFYVMATDYQAGNSSRTRWGVFGGLRLHPFEDRVVFPHEQTYSKAKDDRLNLMKTTQAQLSPIFAVYDDPALVLEDIGQACLNQEPMITFNQEHGVKNRLWRVPDQHNQSIQNLVLSKKVFIADGHHRYETALNYQQSMGREANAPWNHVFIYLSNISSPGLEIFPYHRIVSRNRSFEWEKIKNQAKSIFTTSPVSGPESLSALTRPEAFVLYENRKFTLFTPLEESADIFSRIGAHVLDKLFLRQAMRLSDKDLSSGEFLSYTHDQNQCIELVNSGQAQAAFLLKPVPMDILGQVCETGQVMPRKSTYFFPKLPTGVLFHLW; translated from the coding sequence ATGCCTGAATTCAAGCCACTGAACTTTTTTCGATACAACTGGTCCCATTCCCGAATCAAGCCTGACCAGGTGATATCTCCTCCTTATGACGTGCTGTCGCCTGATGATAAGAACAAGCTGGCTGGTGAACCATTTAATGTGGTCCACGTGGATTCCCCTTCCTCTTACCAGGCTGCTGCCCACACCTTGACCGACTGGGTCAAAAACAAAATTTTGATCCCTGACCAGCATGAATCCTTTTATGTCATGGCCACTGATTATCAGGCCGGCAATTCATCCAGGACCAGATGGGGTGTTTTTGGCGGTCTCAGACTGCACCCTTTTGAAGACCGGGTGGTCTTTCCTCATGAACAGACCTACTCTAAAGCTAAAGATGACCGCCTGAATCTGATGAAGACCACCCAGGCTCAGCTGAGTCCCATCTTTGCTGTTTATGATGATCCTGCCCTGGTTCTGGAGGATATAGGACAGGCCTGCCTGAACCAGGAGCCCATGATAACCTTTAACCAGGAGCATGGAGTAAAAAACAGGCTGTGGAGAGTACCAGACCAACACAACCAGTCTATCCAAAACCTGGTGTTGAGTAAGAAGGTTTTCATAGCTGACGGACACCACCGGTATGAAACTGCCCTGAATTATCAGCAGTCCATGGGCCGGGAAGCCAATGCTCCCTGGAACCATGTTTTCATTTATTTAAGCAATATTTCTTCTCCAGGATTGGAAATATTCCCCTACCACCGGATTGTTTCCCGAAATAGGTCCTTTGAATGGGAAAAAATCAAAAACCAGGCCAAAAGTATTTTTACTACCTCTCCTGTTTCCGGGCCTGAATCATTGTCCGCCCTGACCCGTCCAGAGGCTTTTGTCCTTTATGAAAACCGGAAATTTACTCTTTTCACCCCGCTTGAAGAGTCAGCCGATATCTTCTCCCGGATCGGTGCACATGTCCTGGATAAACTTTTCTTACGCCAGGCCATGAGGTTGAGTGATAAGGACCTGTCCTCCGGAGAATTCCTCAGCTACACCCATGACCAGAATCAATGCATTGAACTGGTCAATTCAGGACAGGCCCAGGCTGCCTTTCTACTTAAGCCCGTGCCTATGGATATCCTGGGGCAAGTCTGTGAAACCGGCCAGGTCATGCCCCGAAAATCCACTTACTTTTTCCCCAAACTGCCCACCGGGGTTCTTTTCCACCTCTGGTAG